The genomic stretch TGCGCGCGCAGCAGATCGACAAGCTGCGGCGGCTGCGCGAAGAGCGCGACGAGGCCGCCTGCCAGGACGCGCTGCGGGCGCTGACGGCGGCCGCGGAGGCCGGGCCGGGCCGGGGCCTGGAGGGCAACCTGCTGACGCTGGCCGTGAATGCGGCCCGCGCGATGGCGACGGTCGGTGAGATCTCCGACGCACTGGAGAAGGTCTACGGGCGCCACTCCGGGCAGATCCGTACGATCTCCGGTGTGTACCGAGACGAAGCGGGGCCGTCCTCCGGCGTGGACCGGACCCGGGAGCTGGTGGCGGAGTTCGAACGGGCCGAGGGGCGCCGGCCGCGCATCCTGGTCGCCAAGATGGGCCAGGACGGCCACGACCGCGGCCAGAAGGTGATCGCGACGGCCTTCGCCGACCTGGGCTTCGACGTGGACGTCGGCCCGCTGTTCCAGACGCCGGCGGAGGTCGCCCGGCAGGCGGTGGAGGCGGACGTGCACATCGTCGGCGTCTCCTCGCTGGCCGCCGGACACCTGACGCTGGTGCCCGCGCTGCGCGAGGAGCTGGCGGCGCAGGACCGGGAGGACATCATGATCGTGGTGGGCGGGGTGATCCCGCCGGGTGACGTCCCCGCGCTCCACGAGGCGGGCGCCGCGGCCGTCTTCCCGCCCGGTACGGTCATCCCCGATGCCGCGTACGACCTGGTCAAGGACCTCGCCGGGGTCCTCGGCCACGACCTGTGAGCCACCACCCCGATGCCTGAGACACCCCGGCCCCGAGCGGCCCGCAAGCGACCGACGATCGACATCGACCAGTACGCGGCGGGCGTGCGCGAGGGCTCGCGGGCCTGGATCGCGCGCGCCATCACGCTCGTGGAGTCCACCCGGGCCGACCACCGGGCGCTGGCGCAGCGGCTGCTGGTCGAGCTGCTGCCGTACGCCGGCACGGCCCGGCGGGTGGGCATCAGCGGGGTGCCCGGGGTCGGCAAGTCGACGTTCATCGACGCGCTGGGCTCCCAGCTGACGGGGGCCGGGCACCGGGTCGCCGTACTGGCCGTCGACCCGTCCTCCAGCCGTACCGGCGGCTCCATCCTGGGCGACAAGACCCGGATGGCGCGGCTGGCCGCGGACCCGGCGGCGTTCGTACGGCCCTCCCCCACCTCGGGCACGCTCGGCGGCGTGGCGCGGGCGACCCGGGAGTCCATCGTCGTGATGGAGGCCGCGGGTTATGACGTGGTGCTCGTCGAGACGGTGGGCGTCGGCCAGTCCGAGACGGCCGTCGCCAACATGGTCGACACGTTCCTGCTGCTCACCCTCGCCCGCACCGGCGACCAGCTCCAGGGCATCAAGAAGGGCGTGCTGGAGCTGGCCGACCTGGTGTCGGTCAACAAGGCGGACGGGCCGCACGAGCGGGACGCCAAGTCGGCGGCCCGGGAGCTGTCCGGCGCGCTGCGGCTGCTCCAGCCGCCGGACGCGGCCTGGACTCCGCCGGTCCTGACGTGCAGCGCCCGCGAGGGCACCGGTCTGGACGCGGTGTGGGACCGGATCGAGCAGCACCGCAAGCTGCTGGAGTCCACCGGGGCGCTGGCGGAGAAGCGGCGCGGGCAGCAGGTCGACTGGACGTGGTCGATGGTCCGCGAGCAGTTGCTGAACCGGCTTCAGGAGCACCCCGGCGTACGGGACGTGGCCCCCGAGGTGGAGCGGGAAGTACGGGCGGGCACGCTGACGGCGACGCTCGCGGCCGAGCGCATCCTCGGCGCCTTCGGGATGCCGGACCGGGCGTGACACGGGTGTCCCCGGCGGCTCACGCCGGGGACATCACCTCGTACAGGTTCCCGGTGTCGTCCGTGAAGAACAGGCCGCGCGGGCACAGCGGGTGGTCGGTGCGGCCGTTGTCCGGGTGGGCGGGTTCGCTGCCGTAGGGGATCCCGGCTTCCCGTATCCGGGCGAGGATCGCGTCGAAGGTGTCCGGGTCCACGTCGAAGGCGAGGTGGTGGCCCTCCGGTTCGGGCACCGCCATGAAGTCGAGGGTCAGCCGGTCGTTGACGCGTACCGGTGCGAAGTGCCCGTCGCGGCCGGCCGGCGGCAGCTCCTCCAGCCCCATGACCGAGGCGAAGAACCGGGCCGCCGCGCGATGGTCGGCGGCGGGCACGATGGTGTGGTTGAGCGTGACGGGCACGGGCCCTCCCCGGGAGTCGGCGTGGCGCTTCACCGTACGGAGTGAGTATTCACTCCGTCAATGCCCGGCCCGCGAAATGCGCGATCGCCGCCGCCTCGAACCGCCGCTCCGCCTCCGAGACATAGGTGTCCGCGCGCCGCACCAGCGACAGCGTGCGGCGGCAGCCCGGCACGTCCAGACGCAGCCAGCGGACCGGCGCCTCGGCCGACTCGTTGCGGGCGATCTCCGGTATGAGCCCGACGCCGAGTCCGGCGCCGATCATGAACTGGGTCGCGGCGGGCTCGTCGCCCTCGCAGGCGATGACGGGGCTGCGGCCCGCCGCCGCGAACAGCCGGTCGAGCAGTTCGCGCTGCCAGTGCCCGCGGCGGGTGGTGACGAACGGTTCGTCCGCGACCTCGTCCAGGCCGACGTGCCCGCGTCCGGCCAGCGGGTGGCCGACCGGCACGGCCAGCAGGACGTCCTCCTCCCTCAGCACCACCGACCGCAGCCCGGCACCGCTCAGGGGCTGTGAGGCGATGCACAGGTCCACCTCCCGGTCCGCCAGCTGACGTGCCATCACCTCGGCGGTCGACTGGTGGAGCCGGATCTCGACGCCGGGGTGCGCGGCACGGAAGGCGGACAGCAGCGAGGTGAGGGTCAGCAGGGTCTCGGCGGCGGCCACGACCCGCCCCTGGTCCAGGCCCGCGGCGTCCGCCAGCTCGCGCCGGGCATCGTCCAGCTCGCCGAGCGCCCGCTCGACACGGCGCAGAAAGGCGGCACCGTACCGGTTGAGGCGCACCGACCGCCCCTGCCGGTCGAAGAGCGGCACACCCAGCTCCGCCTCCAGCCGGGCGACCGTCCGGCTCACCGCGGGCTGCGCGACGCGCAGTTCGGCCGCCGCCCGGCTGATGTGCTCGTGCCGGGCCACCATCCGGAACGTCCGCAGGGACGTCAGGTCCACGCCGGGCCCCGCTCAGACGGTGAGGCCGCCGTCGACGGGCAGGACCGCGCCCGTCACGTACGAGGCACGGTCGCTGAGCAGCCACGCGGCGGCCTGCGCCACCTCTTCGGGGGCGGCCGCGCGGCGCAGCGGCGTACGGGAGGTGAGCCGGTCGAGGAGGCCGGGCTCGCGGGCGGCCCAGTCCTCGATCATGGCGGTCATGGTGGTTCCGGGGGCGACCGCGTTGACGCGGATGCCCTGGGGGCCGTACTCGACGGCGGCGGTCTGGGTGAGGCTGTTCACGGCCCGCTTGGAGGCGCCGTACAGGCTCATCCCGGCGGACGGCTTGAGGCTGCCGACGCTGCTGTTGTTGACGATCGCGCCGGTGCCGGCGGTGGCCAGGATCGCCCGTATCTCGGCGGCCATCGCCAGCCAGACGCCCCGGTGGTTGACGGCGGTGATCCGGTCGAACTCCGCCACGGGGATCTCGGCCAGCGGGGCGTGCGCGATGCCCATGCCCGCGTTGTTGAACGCGCCGTCCAGGCGGCCGTGGCGCTCGACGGCCGTGTCCACCGCCCGCTGTACGGCGTCCGCGTCCGCCAGGTCGGCGACGACGTGCCCGGCGCTGCCGCCCGCCGCCCGTATCTCCTCGGTGACGGCGGCCAGTTCCGGTTCGGTCCGCGCGGTCAGCACGACCGCTGCGCCCTCCCGCGCGAACAGCCGTGCCGCGGCGGCGCCGATGCCGCGCCCCGCCCCGGTGATCAGCAGGACCTTGCCGTCCAGCAGCCGGCCGCCGTCCGTGCCCGGTCGCTCCGTACCCGTACCCGTCGTCTGCGTCATGCCGATCATTGTGCCGGAGGCCGCGGGGGCGCTCCGCCGTGGCCGTGGTGCCCGTCGTGCACCGGCAACGCGACGGCGGCGTCTTCGTCCGCTTCCCGTAGGGCAGGGGTCCTCCCCGCCGCGGCCGGACGACCCGGGCACCGACGGCCGCCGGTACGTGTCCGGCCGCACCGGCTGCATCGGCCTTCAGGTGCGCGGGGCGTCCGATGCGCTCTCGTACCGCGGCATCCGCGTCGAGGAGTTGTAGCCGGCCGCGGGCCGGGGCGGCGGGCGGGCGTCCGCCGCCCCGGCCTCGGCGTCATCAGCGGATGTTGACGTCGATGCAGGCGTAGAAGGCGTTGGCGGTGTCCGCGACGTTCCAGACGGCGAGCACCTTCTGCTTGCCCTTGATGCCCTGGAAGTTCACGTTGTGGGTGACGGTGGCCGGCGGCTTGGCCCCGTGGTCGTTGATCTCGGCGATCTTGCGGCCGCCGATGAAGTACTGCCATGTGCTGGTGCGGTGCTGGGCCGTCAGCCGCCAGGTGAAGTTCTGGGAGCTGCCCACCGAAGTGGCCTTCCAGCCCTTGCTGTCGTCGTCGAGCTCCCGGAACCGGGCGTTGCCGCCGCTGCAGCTCTTGAGACCCTTGGGCCCCTCGACGCTCTGCGGCTCCCACTTGATGTCTCCACAGGAGACGGTGCCCGCCGCACACTGGGCCTGGCGGCTGGCCGGGGCGTTCACATAGCCGTGCGCGCTGGCCGAACCGGCCGGCAGGGTCACGACGAGCAGCGGGGCCAGCGCGGCGCCGACGGCGGTGGCGAGCTTTCTCTTCTGGTGCATGTCGACTCCTTCACGGTGGAGGCCCGGCCCGGGCAGGCGTCCGCCGGCGCTGTCGCGCCGTACGTCCGGTGCGGGTGGACCTCGCTGGTGGGGGTGGGTGACGCGAAGGTGTGGTGCACGGCGCGCGGGGACCGCGGCCACCCCGGTGGTGCGGTGCCGACTGGGTGGGGAGGACCGGATTCCCGTGCGCCAATTGGTCTAGACTTTACCGATCGGCAGGCTCCGGTCAAGGGGTCGGACATCAACTTCTCATACCCCGGGCGTCACTTGCGTCCCAGAAGGAACTACCCCGTTCAGACCTTGGGGATGTCGAAGTACCGGTTCATGTTGGCGGCCAGCCCCAGATCGCCGGACACCTTGACCTTGCGGGTGAGCACCATCGTCACCGGATTGCCGTTCCCCGACACCAGCCGCAGGAACTCCGCGTCGCCCATCCTCAGCGTCAGCCGGGGCTCGGCCGGGCCGGCGCCCTCGCGGACCGTGCAGACCCCGTCCGCGAGCGTGGTCTCGTAGACCGCCTCCCGCTCGCCGGTGATCCGCCAGCGGATCACCGCGCACAGCTCCCCGGCCTCCTCGGGCCGGAACTGCCGCCCCATCCGCCCGAAGATCTCACCGAGCACCCGGTCCCGCAGCTCGCCGCGCGCGAGTTCGGCGATCTCCCTGCCCGACAGCCCCTTCACGATCCGCGCGAACTCCTCGGGCGTGACGCTCGCGAAGTCGAGCTCGGCCAGCAGCGACCTGACGTCTCGGGCCACGACACTCTCCTCATGACGGAAATCCACTTCCAGCATGGTGCACGCCCGGCATTCCGGACCGCCGTCCGGGGTTGTCCGTCGGCGCGCCCCGGCCGCCCCACCGGGCACATCCGGCCGCCGGGGCACCGCTTCGCGCCGTTCCCGCGCGGCGGGCGGCCCGAGCGGGGTTGGCGGCGCGCGTTCCGGTTACCCGTGGCCCGTGCACCGCGCGGAGACGGCCGTTCTCGACGTACGCGCCTCCCCTCCCCCGCAGCGCACCGGACCAGCGGCCGCGGCCTCCGCACGGCGCACCGGCGGGAGGCGAGGCACCGGCGACAAGGAGCACCCACCATGTCCGGAAACCGGACCGTCCGCCGCGCGGCGCTGGCCGCCGCCCTGTCGGCCCTGGCCGTCACCGCGCCCGCGGGATCCGGCGCCGCCGCCGCGCCCGCCCCCGCGCCGGCCGGGGACCAGGCCGAGGTACCCGCCCGCGGCGGCAGTACGGAGTCGGCCGTCGACCGGGTCGCCAACTTCTACGGCAGCTACCTCGACGCCGTGCACGACCAGGGGCGCGGCGCGCTCGCCGAGGCGCTGCGCGCCCACTACCTGGCCCCCGAACTGCGGGCGCACCTGGCGAACTGGGAGCGGCGCGAGCACGCGGACGGCGTGCTGCGCGCCCAGGACACCCCGCGGGCCTGGCGCGTCACGTACAACGACAGCGCCATGGGCCGCGCCTGGACCCGGGTCCGCCTCACCTTCGGCAGCGCCGAGCACCCGCGCCACAGCCAGCTGCTCGTCACCTGCGACCTGAACACCCTGCGGATCACCGACATCCAGCCGGACACCGGGAAGTAGCCGTACGGCCGTCCCCGCCTCCCCCGTCCCCGCGCACCGGTCCGCACACGGCAGCCGCGCCGGGCCGCGCCGGTGCAGCGCGGACCCGACGCGGCCTCCCCCGTTCGGCCGGTGTCCCCCGTCGGCCGGTTCCCCCGTCGGACTGCGTCAGCAGTTCAGGTAGGCGATGTGGATCCAGACGCCGGTGCGGCCGCCCCACAGGTCGCCCATGACCCAGTTGCCCTGCCGGCCGCGCACGTTCAGCTTCTGGCCGGCGTTGACCTGCCCGAGGACCGGGAAGTTCTCGCCGGGCCCGCCGCGGAAGTTGACCCCGTTGTCGTTGACGGTGCACACCTGGGCGGCGGCCTGCCGCGCGGCGTGCGCCGGGGCGGCGGAGCGCTGCGGCTGCGCGGCGGCGTGGGCGGCGCCGGTGGTGGCGAGGAGGCTGCCGGTCGCTGCGGTCGCGACGGCCAGCTTGGCGATCGTCCTGGTGACTGCGGTCCTGCGCATGGTGCGTGTCCTTCCCGTGCTGCTTTCCCCGTGATGTGCGGTGGGCGCCGCCGTTGCCGTGCGGCTCCCTGCCTTACGGGATCCACCGTGCGCCGCCACGGGCCGCCGCGGTACCTGACATCTGTCAGGGGCGGGACAACACCGCAGGTCAACAGGGGTATCAGTGGGAGTACCGGGCGAGCTGGCGGGTCACCCGGTCCACGTAGTCGCGGGTGCGGGCGGGCACGCCGCCGGTGTCGAGGACGACGCGGCTGCTGGTGCGGTAGCCCGCCGCGATCAGCCCGGGCAGGTCGTCGCGCAGCCCGCCCGCCTTGAACTGCTGGGCGAGCCAGCACAGGTAGGAGCCCATGGAGGCGATGGCGTCGGGCGGCGACCAGTAGTCCGTGCGGCCGTCGTGGTCGCCGTCCACGGCCCAGGCGTGGAAGACCCGCGGGGTCCACATCGCGATGCCGTACTCGTCCTTGCGCCGCGCACGCGGGTCGAAGCCGCTCTCCGTCTTGAGCATGGCCGCGATCAGAGCGGGCGTCACCTCCTGTTCCGCGCAGCGCTCGGCGGCCCGGGTGATGTACGGGCGCAGGGTGCGCGGTACGTCGGAGTCCTCCGGCAGCGCCCCGGCGATGGC from Streptomyces albofaciens JCM 4342 encodes the following:
- the meaB gene encoding methylmalonyl Co-A mutase-associated GTPase MeaB, whose translation is MPETPRPRAARKRPTIDIDQYAAGVREGSRAWIARAITLVESTRADHRALAQRLLVELLPYAGTARRVGISGVPGVGKSTFIDALGSQLTGAGHRVAVLAVDPSSSRTGGSILGDKTRMARLAADPAAFVRPSPTSGTLGGVARATRESIVVMEAAGYDVVLVETVGVGQSETAVANMVDTFLLLTLARTGDQLQGIKKGVLELADLVSVNKADGPHERDAKSAARELSGALRLLQPPDAAWTPPVLTCSAREGTGLDAVWDRIEQHRKLLESTGALAEKRRGQQVDWTWSMVREQLLNRLQEHPGVRDVAPEVEREVRAGTLTATLAAERILGAFGMPDRA
- a CDS encoding lytic polysaccharide monooxygenase auxiliary activity family 9 protein, with protein sequence MHQKRKLATAVGAALAPLLVVTLPAGSASAHGYVNAPASRQAQCAAGTVSCGDIKWEPQSVEGPKGLKSCSGGNARFRELDDDSKGWKATSVGSSQNFTWRLTAQHRTSTWQYFIGGRKIAEINDHGAKPPATVTHNVNFQGIKGKQKVLAVWNVADTANAFYACIDVNIR
- a CDS encoding SCP2 sterol-binding domain-containing protein, yielding MARDVRSLLAELDFASVTPEEFARIVKGLSGREIAELARGELRDRVLGEIFGRMGRQFRPEEAGELCAVIRWRITGEREAVYETTLADGVCTVREGAGPAEPRLTLRMGDAEFLRLVSGNGNPVTMVLTRKVKVSGDLGLAANMNRYFDIPKV
- a CDS encoding LysR family transcriptional regulator, with amino-acid sequence MDLTSLRTFRMVARHEHISRAAAELRVAQPAVSRTVARLEAELGVPLFDRQGRSVRLNRYGAAFLRRVERALGELDDARRELADAAGLDQGRVVAAAETLLTLTSLLSAFRAAHPGVEIRLHQSTAEVMARQLADREVDLCIASQPLSGAGLRSVVLREEDVLLAVPVGHPLAGRGHVGLDEVADEPFVTTRRGHWQRELLDRLFAAAGRSPVIACEGDEPAATQFMIGAGLGVGLIPEIARNESAEAPVRWLRLDVPGCRRTLSLVRRADTYVSEAERRFEAAAIAHFAGRALTE
- a CDS encoding SH3 domain-containing protein produces the protein MRRTAVTRTIAKLAVATAATGSLLATTGAAHAAAQPQRSAAPAHAARQAAAQVCTVNDNGVNFRGGPGENFPVLGQVNAGQKLNVRGRQGNWVMGDLWGGRTGVWIHIAYLNC
- a CDS encoding SDR family NAD(P)-dependent oxidoreductase, producing the protein MTQTTGTGTERPGTDGGRLLDGKVLLITGAGRGIGAAAARLFAREGAAVVLTARTEPELAAVTEEIRAAGGSAGHVVADLADADAVQRAVDTAVERHGRLDGAFNNAGMGIAHAPLAEIPVAEFDRITAVNHRGVWLAMAAEIRAILATAGTGAIVNNSSVGSLKPSAGMSLYGASKRAVNSLTQTAAVEYGPQGIRVNAVAPGTTMTAMIEDWAAREPGLLDRLTSRTPLRRAAAPEEVAQAAAWLLSDRASYVTGAVLPVDGGLTV
- a CDS encoding VOC family protein, encoding MPVTLNHTIVPAADHRAAARFFASVMGLEELPPAGRDGHFAPVRVNDRLTLDFMAVPEPEGHHLAFDVDPDTFDAILARIREAGIPYGSEPAHPDNGRTDHPLCPRGLFFTDDTGNLYEVMSPA